From one Staphylococcus kloosii genomic stretch:
- a CDS encoding energy-coupling factor transporter transmembrane component T family protein, which yields MKDKFIIGRYLPLDTLIHRLDPRSKLIFVFLFVILIFFAHSFATYLWLFILIMTIVQLSHIKTWFLIKGLTPIWIFLIFTFIMHLFVTKGGVRIFELGFVSIDTHGILEGIYIVLRLMFIMMISTVMTLTTSPIDLTDAFEKLLYPLKLVKIPVHQLSMMMSIALRFIPTLMNELDKIILAQKSRGSELSSGTLMNRIKAFIPLLIPLFISAFQRAEDLAIAMEVRGYDANTERTSYRELQWKLKDTIVVLLIIPIAVVLFVLKYIGV from the coding sequence ATGAAAGATAAGTTTATAATTGGTCGTTACTTACCGCTTGATACACTTATACATCGCTTAGATCCGAGATCTAAGCTAATCTTTGTGTTCTTATTTGTCATTTTAATATTCTTTGCACATTCGTTTGCAACTTACCTATGGTTATTTATTCTTATAATGACTATAGTACAACTATCTCATATTAAAACATGGTTTTTAATTAAAGGGTTAACACCTATTTGGATATTTTTAATATTTACATTTATTATGCATTTGTTCGTTACTAAAGGTGGCGTACGTATCTTTGAACTCGGCTTTGTATCTATTGATACACATGGCATTTTAGAAGGTATCTACATCGTACTACGTCTAATGTTTATTATGATGATTTCAACCGTCATGACATTAACTACAAGCCCTATTGATTTAACTGATGCATTTGAAAAATTATTATATCCTTTGAAATTGGTTAAAATACCCGTGCATCAGCTGAGTATGATGATGTCAATTGCGTTACGTTTTATACCAACATTAATGAATGAGTTAGATAAAATTATATTAGCTCAAAAATCTCGTGGCTCTGAACTGAGTAGTGGAACTTTAATGAATAGAATTAAAGCATTTATACCACTCTTGATACCATTATTTATTTCAGCATTTCAACGAGCTGAAGATTTAGCCATAGCAATGGAAGTTAGAGGCTATGACGCCAATACTGAACGTACAAGTTACCGTGAATTGCAATGGAAGTTGAAAGATACTATTGTAGTACTCTTAATAATTCCTATAGCAGTTGTATTATTTGTACTTAAATATATAGGAGTGTAA
- the truA gene encoding tRNA pseudouridine(38-40) synthase TruA, whose translation MRVLVNISYLGTHFMGFQIQQHERTIQQQFERILKRMHKRPIRIHPTSRTDRGVHAYEQFFHFDTELNITPEKWRYAMNSALPNDILVKAVSFVDDSFHCRYDCVGKSYRYKAYVAEERDPFQSGLRTHIKESLNYDKMNEAAAKFIGTHDFTGFCSQKTEVDSKVRTIYQSEIIQTEDGFDYVVTGSGFLYNMVRVLVAFLVEVGKGHRSPEEVPSLLEARNRSNVPFTAAADGLYLEHIYLSEQSLIQDFGEDIKIHRKKSLQND comes from the coding sequence ATGCGTGTGTTAGTAAATATTTCATATCTAGGTACACATTTTATGGGATTTCAAATTCAACAACACGAAAGAACCATTCAACAACAATTCGAACGTATATTAAAAAGAATGCATAAAAGACCAATACGTATTCACCCAACAAGTAGAACTGACAGAGGTGTGCATGCATACGAACAATTTTTTCACTTTGATACAGAGTTAAATATCACGCCAGAAAAGTGGCGATATGCAATGAACAGTGCGTTACCTAATGATATTTTAGTTAAAGCAGTTTCCTTCGTCGATGATTCGTTTCATTGTAGATATGACTGTGTAGGTAAATCATATCGCTATAAAGCATATGTAGCTGAGGAGCGCGATCCTTTTCAAAGTGGATTAAGAACACATATCAAAGAAAGCTTGAATTATGATAAAATGAATGAAGCTGCTGCTAAATTTATAGGCACGCATGATTTTACTGGCTTCTGCTCTCAAAAAACTGAAGTAGATAGTAAAGTGCGTACGATTTATCAAAGCGAAATTATCCAAACTGAAGATGGTTTTGATTATGTCGTAACTGGTTCAGGATTTTTGTATAATATGGTGCGTGTGCTCGTCGCATTTCTCGTTGAAGTAGGTAAAGGACACCGTAGTCCAGAAGAAGTGCCAAGTTTATTAGAAGCGCGCAATCGCAGTAATGTACCATTTACGGCAGCAGCAGATGGACTTTATTTAGAACATATATATTTATCAGAACAATCGTTAATTCAAGACTTTGGTGAAGATATAAAAATACACCGAAAAAAATCATTGCAAAATGACTAA
- the infA gene encoding translation initiation factor IF-1, producing the protein MAKQDVIELEGTVLDTLPNAMFKVELENGHEILAHVSGKIRMNYIRILPGDKVTVEMSPYDLTRGRITYRYK; encoded by the coding sequence ATGGCTAAACAAGATGTAATAGAATTAGAAGGTACTGTATTAGATACTTTACCAAATGCTATGTTTAAAGTAGAATTAGAAAATGGTCATGAGATTTTGGCACACGTTAGTGGTAAGATCAGAATGAATTATATTCGTATTCTACCTGGCGACAAAGTAACAGTAGAAATGTCTCCGTATGATTTAACTCGCGGAAGAATCACTTATCGTTATAAATAA
- a CDS encoding adenylate kinase gives MNIILMGLPGAGKGTQASEIVKKFPIPHISTGDMFRKAIKEETDLGKEAKSYMDRGELVPDEVTVGIVKERISEDDAKKGFLLDGFPRTIDQAEALNDIMKQLDRDIDAVINIEVPEEELMNRLTGRRICPKCGTTYHLVFNPPKEDGVCDLDGEKLYQREDDNPETVANRLNVNVKQSKPILSFYDEKGVLKNIDGSKDINKVTEDVISILDDLK, from the coding sequence ATGAATATCATTTTAATGGGTTTACCTGGCGCAGGTAAAGGAACTCAAGCGAGTGAAATTGTAAAGAAATTCCCAATTCCACACATATCTACTGGTGACATGTTCAGAAAAGCGATTAAAGAAGAGACAGATTTAGGTAAAGAAGCTAAATCGTACATGGATCGTGGAGAATTAGTTCCTGATGAAGTTACTGTGGGTATCGTTAAAGAAAGAATTTCTGAAGACGATGCAAAAAAAGGATTCTTATTAGATGGCTTCCCTCGTACTATTGATCAAGCAGAAGCATTAAATGACATCATGAAACAATTAGACAGAGACATTGATGCTGTTATCAATATTGAGGTTCCAGAAGAAGAATTAATGAACCGCTTAACAGGTCGTCGTATCTGTCCTAAATGCGGAACAACATATCATCTAGTCTTTAACCCACCTAAAGAAGATGGTGTTTGCGATCTTGATGGTGAAAAGTTATATCAACGTGAAGATGATAACCCTGAAACAGTTGCTAATCGTTTAAACGTTAATGTTAAACAATCAAAACCTATTTTATCTTTCTATGATGAAAAAGGCGTATTGAAAAACATTGATGGTTCAAAAGATATCAACAAAGTCACAGAAGACGTTATTTCTATCTTAGATGACTTGAAATAA
- the rpsK gene encoding 30S ribosomal protein S11: MARKQVSRKRRVKKNIENGVAHIRSTFNNTIVTITDEFGNALSWSSAGALGFKGSKKSTPFAAQMAAETASKTAMEHGLKSVECTVKGPGPGRESAIRALQSAGLEVTAIRDVTPVPHNGCRPPKRRRV, translated from the coding sequence ATGGCACGTAAACAAGTATCTCGTAAACGTAGAGTGAAAAAGAATATTGAAAATGGAGTAGCTCATATCCGTTCAACATTCAATAATACAATCGTAACAATTACTGACGAATTTGGTAATGCATTATCTTGGTCATCAGCAGGTGCATTAGGATTTAAAGGTTCAAAAAAATCTACACCATTCGCAGCACAAATGGCAGCTGAAACAGCATCAAAAACAGCTATGGAACATGGTTTAAAATCCGTAGAATGTACAGTTAAAGGCCCAGGTCCTGGTCGTGAATCAGCTATTCGTGCATTACAATCAGCTGGTTTAGAAGTAACAGCAATCCGTGACGTTACTCCAGTACCACATAATGGTTGTCGTCCACCAAAACGTCGTCGCGTATAA
- the rplQ gene encoding 50S ribosomal protein L17, producing MGYRKLGRTSDQRKAMLRDLATSLIVSERIETTDARAKEVRSIVEKLITLGKKGDLASRRNAAKTLRNVEILNEDESTQTALQKLFGEIAERYTERQGGYTRILKAGPRRGDGAESVIIELV from the coding sequence ATGGGTTACAGAAAATTAGGTCGTACTTCTGATCAACGTAAAGCTATGTTACGTGACTTAGCTACATCACTTATCGTTAGTGAACGTATCGAAACTACTGACGCTCGTGCTAAAGAAGTACGTAGTATCGTAGAAAAATTAATTACTTTAGGTAAAAAAGGCGATTTAGCTTCTCGTCGTAATGCAGCTAAAACATTACGTAATGTTGAGATTTTAAACGAAGATGAATCTACACAAACTGCTCTTCAAAAATTATTCGGTGAGATTGCAGAACGTTATACTGAACGTCAAGGCGGATATACTCGTATCCTTAAAGCTGGTCCTCGTCGTGGTGACGGTGCCGAATCAGTAATTATCGAATTAGTATAA
- a CDS encoding energy-coupling factor transporter ATPase, protein MTVEFNQVNYVYQQGTPYEYHALRDITTQFDDGKYYAVIGQTGSGKSTLIQHFNGLLKPTIGKMVFNDIVIQQKTKDKLLRDIRKKVGIVFQFPESQLFEDSVDKEIEFGPKNFGMDIEKVKKRAFQLLLEFGFPREIMTLSPFQMSGGQMRKIALTSILAMDPDIIILDEPTAGLDPQSKKQIMRKIKELQQQHNKTIILITHEMNDVAKYADEVKLMHNGELTDDLTPRELFADSDAVNKYQLDVPEVVKLQRDVEEKYHFKFDKVALTEEEFVEMYKEWRSNER, encoded by the coding sequence ATGACGGTCGAATTTAATCAAGTGAATTATGTTTATCAACAAGGCACACCATATGAGTATCATGCTTTGAGGGATATTACGACACAATTTGATGATGGTAAGTATTATGCCGTAATAGGTCAAACTGGTTCTGGAAAATCAACGTTAATACAACATTTTAATGGTCTGTTAAAGCCTACAATCGGGAAAATGGTATTTAATGATATCGTTATTCAACAAAAAACCAAAGATAAATTATTACGTGATATTCGTAAAAAAGTTGGTATTGTATTTCAATTTCCAGAATCTCAATTATTTGAAGATAGTGTTGATAAGGAAATAGAATTTGGCCCTAAAAATTTTGGTATGGATATTGAAAAAGTTAAAAAAAGAGCGTTTCAATTGTTGTTGGAATTTGGCTTTCCAAGAGAAATAATGACCTTATCTCCATTCCAAATGTCTGGGGGACAAATGAGAAAAATAGCTTTAACTTCAATATTAGCTATGGATCCAGATATTATTATTTTAGATGAACCTACAGCTGGCTTAGATCCACAAAGTAAAAAACAAATTATGCGCAAAATTAAAGAATTACAGCAACAACACAATAAAACAATTATATTGATAACGCATGAAATGAATGATGTGGCAAAATATGCTGACGAAGTTAAATTAATGCATAACGGTGAATTGACGGATGATTTAACACCGCGTGAACTTTTTGCCGATAGTGATGCTGTTAATAAATATCAGTTGGATGTTCCAGAAGTTGTTAAATTGCAACGTGATGTCGAAGAGAAGTATCACTTTAAGTTCGATAAAGTTGCTTTAACAGAAGAAGAGTTTGTGGAAATGTATAAGGAGTGGCGTAGTAATGAAAGATAA
- the rpmJ gene encoding 50S ribosomal protein L36, with product MKVRPSVKPICEKCKVIKRKGKVMVICDNPKHKQKQG from the coding sequence ATGAAAGTAAGACCATCAGTTAAACCAATTTGCGAAAAATGTAAAGTCATTAAACGTAAAGGTAAAGTTATGGTAATTTGTGACAATCCTAAACACAAACAAAAACAAGGTTAA
- a CDS encoding energy-coupling factor transporter ATPase yields the protein MQTNGQIIKFNHVSFKYKSDEPYALKDVSFAIPKGKWTSIVGHNGSGKSTLAKLMVGIEQVNEGNITYNNQVIDNANLQVLRKSIGIVFQNPENQFVGSTVEFDVAFGLENHAVPYDEMHDIVPKALSDVQMLDRANKEPQSLSGGQKQRVAIAGVLALNTEVIILDEATSMLDPYGRSALMNLVRKLNHEKEVTIISITHDLSEAAEADNLIVLDKGEIFTTGTPQQVFDKGEALSQIGLDLPFSMRINQLLGNPLQYISYEGLVSQL from the coding sequence ATGCAAACTAATGGTCAAATTATAAAATTTAATCACGTTTCATTTAAATATAAAAGTGATGAACCATATGCTTTGAAAGATGTTTCATTTGCTATCCCTAAAGGGAAGTGGACTTCAATCGTTGGTCATAATGGTTCAGGAAAATCAACACTCGCTAAACTCATGGTGGGAATTGAACAAGTCAACGAAGGGAACATTACCTACAACAATCAAGTTATAGATAACGCTAATTTACAAGTTTTACGTAAAAGTATTGGTATTGTTTTTCAAAATCCAGAAAATCAATTCGTCGGTTCAACCGTTGAATTTGATGTTGCATTTGGTCTCGAAAATCATGCTGTCCCATATGACGAAATGCATGATATCGTGCCAAAGGCATTGAGTGATGTACAAATGCTTGATAGGGCAAATAAAGAACCTCAATCATTGTCTGGTGGGCAAAAACAACGCGTCGCAATTGCCGGCGTTTTAGCATTGAATACTGAGGTTATTATTTTGGATGAAGCTACTTCAATGTTAGATCCATACGGACGTTCTGCTTTGATGAATCTAGTGCGCAAACTAAACCATGAGAAAGAAGTTACAATTATTTCTATTACACATGATTTATCAGAAGCAGCTGAAGCCGATAATTTAATTGTCTTAGATAAAGGGGAGATATTTACCACAGGCACACCTCAGCAAGTTTTTGATAAAGGTGAAGCATTATCCCAAATAGGACTCGATTTACCATTTTCAATGCGTATTAATCAACTGTTGGGTAATCCCTTACAATATATTTCATATGAAGGGTTGGTAAGCCAGTTATGA
- a CDS encoding DNA-directed RNA polymerase subunit alpha encodes MIEIEKPRIETIEISEDAKFGKFVVEPLERGYGTTLGNSLRRILLSSLPGAAVKYIEIEGVLHEFSAIDNVVEDVSTIIMNVKKLALKIYSEEDKTLEIDVKDEGEVTASDITHDSDVEILNPELKLATVSKGGHLKIRLVANKGRGYALAEQNNTSDLPIGVIPVDSLYSPVERVNYTVENTRVGQSSDFDKLTLDVWTNGSITPQESVSLAAKILTEHLNIFVGLTDEAQNAEIMIEKEEDQKEKVLEMSIEELDLSVRSYNCLKRAGINSVQELADKSEADMMKVRNLGRKSLEEVKYKLEDLGLGLRKED; translated from the coding sequence ATGATAGAAATCGAAAAACCTAGAATTGAAACAATAGAAATTAGTGAAGATGCTAAATTCGGTAAGTTCGTTGTTGAACCACTAGAACGTGGCTATGGTACTACACTAGGAAACTCCTTACGTCGTATCCTACTATCTTCATTGCCAGGCGCAGCCGTTAAATATATCGAAATCGAAGGTGTACTTCACGAGTTCTCTGCAATAGACAATGTAGTTGAAGACGTTTCTACAATCATTATGAACGTTAAAAAACTAGCATTAAAAATCTATTCAGAAGAAGATAAAACGTTAGAAATCGATGTTAAGGATGAAGGCGAAGTAACTGCAAGTGACATTACTCATGATAGTGATGTTGAGATTTTAAATCCTGAACTGAAATTGGCGACTGTTTCTAAAGGTGGACATTTAAAAATCCGTCTTGTTGCAAACAAGGGTAGAGGTTACGCATTAGCAGAACAAAATAACACTAGTGATTTACCAATTGGAGTAATTCCTGTTGATTCACTATATTCACCTGTAGAACGTGTTAACTACACAGTAGAAAATACACGCGTAGGACAAAGTAGTGATTTTGACAAATTAACACTAGATGTGTGGACTAATGGATCTATTACGCCACAAGAATCAGTTTCATTAGCAGCAAAAATTTTAACTGAACACTTGAATATCTTTGTTGGATTGACTGACGAAGCACAAAATGCTGAAATCATGATTGAAAAAGAAGAAGATCAAAAAGAAAAAGTACTTGAAATGTCTATCGAAGAGTTAGACTTATCTGTTCGTTCATACAACTGTTTAAAACGTGCAGGCATTAATTCTGTTCAAGAATTAGCTGACAAGTCTGAAGCAGACATGATGAAAGTGCGTAATTTAGGTCGTAAATCACTTGAAGAAGTTAAATATAAACTTGAAGACTTAGGTTTAGGCTTAAGAAAAGAAGACTAA
- the rpsM gene encoding 30S ribosomal protein S13 → MARIAGVDIPREKRIVISLTYVYGIGTTTAQKIVEEANVSAETRVKDLTDDELGRIREVVDSYKVEGDLRREQNLNIKRLMEISSYRGIRHRRGLPVRGQKTKNNARTRKGPVKTVANKKK, encoded by the coding sequence ATGGCACGTATAGCAGGAGTGGATATTCCACGTGAAAAACGCATCGTTATTTCATTAACATACGTATACGGTATCGGTACTACGACAGCTCAAAAGATCGTAGAAGAAGCTAATGTTTCAGCTGAAACTCGCGTTAAAGATTTAACAGATGACGAATTAGGTCGTATCCGTGAAGTAGTAGACAGTTATAAAGTTGAAGGTGACTTACGTCGTGAACAAAACTTAAACATCAAACGTTTAATGGAAATTTCATCATATCGTGGAATCCGTCATCGTCGTGGTTTACCAGTACGCGGACAAAAAACTAAAAACAATGCTCGTACTCGTAAAGGCCCAGTTAAGACTGTAGCTAATAAGAAAAAATAA